The following coding sequences lie in one Miscanthus floridulus cultivar M001 chromosome 9, ASM1932011v1, whole genome shotgun sequence genomic window:
- the LOC136480523 gene encoding MEIOTIC F-BOX protein MOF-like — protein sequence MADVDACHTVETRRTHAPRRWRKLGGRPRPAERTTRLPPPHHHVLPSLKARQAVQTCVLSTRWRHLWRSVPCLDVDIDEFRTKAATPVSSSGGSDSSSDSDDSDSDSGNNQDKGEGWDEFEDFSVNLMLRCNIALLDSFRLDIDRGSEPLFYGCSSSRAALGSWAYSGRQAAAWLRRAMKYCTPGSVCRSLEDLELDHCICEIRSIASDSLKNLILKRSCGADSSLTLKTLVINGGSNENRNLLAISAPMVVDLHLDVHGGCFRGGAREFQNLRNLLLDDCDLSDDFRILRFFHQGSPNLEKLPGDSEDKEGTCKLDKTSSSGCCCGLDFLPLVENRPLILGQNGL from the exons atggcagacgtcgacgcctgccacactgttgaaaCCCGGAG GACACATGCTCCAAGGCGGTGGCGGAAGCTCGGCGGCCGGCCCAGACCGGCTGAGCGCACTACCAGACTGCCTCCTCCACATCATCATGTCCTCCCTTCCCTCAAGGCCCGACAGGCGGTGCAGACGTGCGTGCTGTCAACACGCTGGAGGCACCTCTGGCGGTCAGTGCCGTGCCTCGACGTCGACATCGATGAGTTCAGGACCAAGGCGGCGACGCCTGTCTCCAGCAGTGGCGGCAGCGACAGCAGCTCTGACTCTGATGATTCCGACTCTGACTCGGGCAACAACCAGGACAAGGGTGAAGGGTGGGACGAATTCGAGGATTTCAGCGTCAACCTCATGCTCCGTTGTAACATCGCTCTGCTAGATTCATTCAGGCTTGACATTGATAGGGGCAGCGAACCTCTGTTCTATGGTTGTTCGTCCAGCCGTGCAGCTCTAGGCAGCTGGGCATACAGCGGCCGACAAGCAGCAGCGTGGCTCCGTCGTGCGATGAAATACTGCACGCCTGGATCAG TGTGCCGCTCTTTGGAGGATTTGGAGCTGGACCATTGCATCTGTGAGATCCGTTCGATCGCCTCCGACTCCCTCAAGAACCTGATTCTGAAACGTTCTTGTGGGGCAGATTCCTCTCTGACATTGAAGACCTTGGTTATCAATGGCGGCTCCAATGAAAATCGCAACCTGCTGGCTATCTCGGCCCCCATGGTTGTCGATCTACACCTAGACGTCCATGGTGGCTGCTTCCGTGGAG GTGCTCGGGAATTCCAGAACCTGAGGAACTTGCTGCTGGACGACTGTGATCTCAGTGACGACTTCCGGATATTGCGATTCTTTCATCAGGGTTCACCTAATCTAGAGAAG CTCCCAGGTGATTCTGAGGACAAGGAAGGAACGTGCAAACTGGACAAGACCTCATCTTCTGGTTGCTGCTGTGGCCTGGACTTcctaccactagtagagaacagacctttgatcctcggccaaaatgggctctag